One Aegilops tauschii subsp. strangulata cultivar AL8/78 chromosome 2, Aet v6.0, whole genome shotgun sequence genomic window, GTCGACTGCACCGGCGAAGGGGTGACGTTCGTCGAGGCGGACGCCGACGTGCGACTGGCAGATCTCGAGGTCGACGTGCCCGGGCTGATGCCGCCATTCCCGTGGATTAAGGAGCTCTGCTTCGAGGTGGAAGGCTCCAGCGCTGTGCTCAACTGCCCCTTGGTGATCATTCAGGTAAGCATTTCATATTTGCACGTGAGCACACACATTATCCACGCACAGTTTGAGGCTAACAACTTTTCTTGCCGATGGTCAGGTGACGCGGCTCCTGTGCGGCGGCTTCGCCGTGTGGCATAGCTTCAACCACACCATGTGTGACGCCGCGGGGTTCATCCAGTTCCTCAACGCCGTCGCCGAGCTCGCTCGAGGTCTCCCTGCGCCGACCATCGCGCCTGCCTGGTCTCGCGAGTCGCTTGACGCACGAAGGCCCCCAGCGCCCTCATTCCCGCACCCGGAGTACGATCCAGTGCCCCGGACGCCCATACCAACCGAGGATGACATTGTAAGGCGCGCCTTCGTGTTCGGCCCTTCGGACGTCGCCGCGATCAAGAAAGGCCTGCCGCCTCACCTCCGAGACAGGGCAACGAGCTTCGAGGTGCTCGCGGCGGTGCTGTGGCGCGCCCGCACGGCGGCGTTGAGGACGCTCTGGTCCGACGAGGAGGCACGGCTGGTGACCGTCGTCAGCGTGAGGAGGCACAGCAGCGCCCTGAGCCTCCCCGCCGGCTACTACGGCTTCGCTTGCGCGTACGTCACCGTGGTGATGGCCGCCGGCACGCTGCTCAGCTGCTCGTTGGCAGACGTGGTGGAGCAGGTGCGGGAGGCGAAGGCGTCGGTGACTCCCGAGTATATGCGCTCCACGGCGGACCTTCTGGTGCTCCGTGGCCGGCCGCCTTTGGCCAGGGCAAATATGTTCCTTCTGTCTGACCTCCGGCACGTTGGGTTCCAGCGCGTGGACTTCGGATGGGGCGAGCCGGTGTACGGCGGGCCCTCTGGCATCAAGTTCGGGAGTGCCTTCTTTGTGGCTGTCAAGACCAGCGACGGAACGGACGCGGTGGCAGTGCCGGTCGCACTGCCAACCATGGCCATGGAGAAGTTCGCGGCGGAGATCCAGAGCTTGCTCAAGGATAGTATTAAACAGCCCTAGAAATTTCCTAAGCTGAAAAATAAGCCAGGTTTCTTGTCCCTCCTTTTCGAAACAAAAAGCCCCAATGAAAAATAAAGAGAGAATTTCTTGTTTAACACTGTTTTAAAATTTGTTGTCTTATTTAACACTGAATCTTTTTTTAATAACACTTCCATCTATTTAGAGCCTTAACGATGTTAAATGACACCTGAAAAGAACTATTAGCCCCTCATGTGATATATGACCGCAATTTTACGTGTATTCAGCCATACAGGGAACAAACACTTTCAAACAGCTTGTGCGGAGCGCCGCGGTTGGTCATGATGGTGGCTGGCGGGCCAGAGTTCATGCAGTCGACCACATTGACGAACACCGGGCTCGAGGTTGTGCCTTGGCCTCGGCTGACTGTTGGATGCATGTAATGAGGCATGTTTCCTTCCCTGTATATTCCGCATTCAAGAAAAAATTTCAGTAATTAATTTCTGTTTGGTACAAAATTGTGTCGAACACCATCCAGATAGAGTCACATGCTAAAGCTAAACTACCACGCAAAATTTTGGTCACAAACCAGCAAGGGGCAAATAGGTCTTTTCAGGTATCATTTGACACCGTTGAGGCTTAAAATGGACGAAAGTGTCATAAAAAACATAAAATTTAGACACGGTGTTATATAGGGAAGTAAAAGTTTTTTAGTGTCAAATAAGGAAACAATGTTATATAACGTATTTTCTCAAAAATAAAAGGATGCATTGGAGCGTGGTGTAGGTTGATGCATTGTTGTAATGGTGTTGCTAAATCTTATTCAGCTGAGACTTGGTTATGTCTTAGTCGATGCTATATTCGTGAGATCTTACATTGACATCGGTGTAAATTTTTCTTCTCGGATTTTTTTCTTACATCTTATATCACTTGACTGACACTTGGTTAAGTCTTAATTAACTGAGACCTAGTCACGCCCTTGTAGCTAGGGGAGACCAATAACGATGAGAGATAATTAGTTAAAAAAAGAGTAAAATGCATCTGCGGTCACTATACTCGGGTTGAAAGTTCACTTTGATCACTGTGCTTAAAAATATGATCAATACGATTACTATATACGCGTTTcagtgattatacggtcactggctttCGTATAACTTTGTATGTTATGTAAGCCGACCAGTCAAACTTGCTACATGGCAAATAAAGTAGTCTTCCTTTGTGCAGGACCCACCTGTCAGTGTGCGGGTAGAAAGAAACAAAGGGGGGAAAAGACATGCACAAGCTGGGATTTGAACCTAATATCTCGCGTCGGCAAACCGCGAGTTCTAGCCAATTAATCCTGTAGGTTTTATTGTGAATATCCATAGTGGTTTCTTTTTGTACACATGATTACATGAGCATGCAGCAACATACAGTGCACGCGCACACACTCATGAACCCGAAAAATGCTAGACTCACGGGTTTTTACTAGCTATTACGGGCTCTTTTCAACTAATCAAACctccccccccacccccacccccccaccCCCGCGCTTTTCAGCTGGGGTGGGGCCCCTCACCTTGATTTCCACCCAATCAGGAAAACCCACCACAGCTTCTCCGTGAACCCCGTAAAATTAATCCCGTGTGTGTAGCATTGCCCCTCATGAACCCGCTAGGACGGATGCACGCAGGGCGCGCGCACACGCACACACGTACTATGTACGCACTGCACACCCGCCGGCATTGCAGCTATCTCCACACTAGTCCCTCCACTGCCTCGGCATGCAGCTCATGGAGTCCTGCCCGCCACCGCTCGCCGCGTTGCGGCGCTGATGACTGGCCGATCCCGGTTGATGCATATGAGTAGCAAGACAAGACTCCGCTGCTTTCATCACACGCCTGACATAGCTCACCATGTAAACGGAAGAGAAGAGGAAGTCTCTCTTCTCCATCTCTTCCCTGCTCCTGTTGAGAGTCTCCTTGTGCACTCCTTCGctgtccctctccctctctctctctctccggcGGCTCTGCCGTCCGGTGTGAGGATGGGTTAGGTGGTCGGTCTCCCTCTGTTCATAGTAGTCTTAGGTTTAGGTGTAGGTTGTGTCTTGCCTCCGTGGCGTCTGGCGTTATGCCGTACTTGAGCTCCCCATCAACAAATCCAGGCAGTGTTTGGTGGTTACCAGTAGCCTCCCAGGCCGGCCATCCATGGTGGATGGAGGCAGATGGGAGTGGATCTGGTGCGAGCTCTCTTTCCCCAATAAGCCTGAGGTCTTCCCTGATCTGGAGGATGGCCCTCTACTGCTGCTTGCTCTTTCAACTCACTTTGGTGGTGGATGAGGAGCGGGGGCGTTGCAGATACTTGAAGCCTGCAGATCGAGTTCGTGCATATCAGTAGTTGATTCCATGGTGGAGCGACGGCGCCCTCGATTGGCTGCCGGTCTCCGCTGGTTCACTGCTTCTTCTGGCCGAATGGCGGCCGACTCCATTCCTCCCGGCGTGCGTGCCTTATGGGAGGCAGATCCAGCTGTTGTTCGGAGGCTATGGTGTGCAGGTGTTGCGGCCATGGCGATTTCTTCGCGCCAAGTGGTTCGTCCCCTGAGGTTCAATCCGGGCGGTGGCTGATAGGGACCCGATCGCGTTTCGTGCTTTCAGTTTGGGGTCCTCCATGTAAAAGTCAGGGGCTTGTTTGTTATGTATTTTACTTTGGAGTCCTTGTAGGAGCTTTGTACTTTCACCACTTTGGTGTTAAACGAAAGCTCGGGGTCGTTCTAGACCCCTCTTCAGTTAAAAAAAAGACGGGGCAGCGCATACCAGTTCTCCGTCTTCGTGAGGTGGCCACATGGCCAACAGCGACGACACCCAGAATGGGGCGCTCCCCTCGCCGTGCGCACGCATGATGATGGCGTGGCTGCCGGAGCACGACTGGAGGTCTCAGCTTCGTCGTCCGGGTGAGTGTGGTGTGTGCTAGGTTAGTGTACGAGCGTGTGCATGCCTCCCAGCGTGTGTGTGTTAGTGTGCGCACGGGTGCATGCGTGCTAGTGTACGTTGTGTGTTTTTATAAAAACAATCTTGTACTCTCTCCGTTCTACAATATAAAAGCGTTTTTGACACTAATAATACTAAGCAATAAAAAAGGCGTGCCATATGGCTTAGTTGGCTAGTCCATATGAGCGGGAGAGAGATGAGACTCACGTATGTAGAGAGAAGATAGGCTACATTATTTGCCACACAGGAAGTTTGACCGTTCAGCCTAGATAAAATACGAAGTTATATGTGGAGTCAGGGACTGTATAATTACCAATATATGTATATAATGACTGTATTAACCGTATTTTTAAATACAGTGATCAAAATGAGCTTTTGATACAAATACAATAACCACCAATGTATTTTACTCTTAAAAAAATTAGGAAACGTTTCAATCGTCCGGTGGCGCCCGCTCTTTTTCTCTCGCACACATGCACGCACACCCTGCGTTTGTGGGTCGCGCGCGCGCACCACGCACGTTCTTATCCCTGTACCGCTCATCCACACAATTTACGCACATCTTTACCACTTTCTTCAACTTGCTTTCTTTTCCCCAAGAGCGCTCGTCCTCTTGCCTCGCCTCCTCACCTCTTGCTTGCGCCGCCGCATCCAAGCTCCGATGAGCCCCACCACCGGTGAATCCCCTCTGCTACTTTTCTACCTCTTTGGCAAGCCTTTCCCCTTTTCCCCTCCCATTCACAGCTGCATCTTCGCACGGGGCCACGTGCTGCAACCATGCACCTAACATGTTGGCACTGCCATGCCCAGATGCTGGAACTGCATCTGGCAATTCCCGCGACCATGAGTAGTGTCCGAGCTTCCATGGTAACCACATGGGGATAGCGGTGCTGCAACAGTGGAGTGCGGATACTAGATCCACGGCGCAGACGTCGGAACCATGGGCAGGAGATGCTGGAAGCCACAACTTCCCACGGTGACCACGCCGACGTTTGCTGCAACCACGGTGGCAAAATGTTGGAATCATGGCGAGGGGATGTTGGAACCGGCTGGAACTCGGTGCTACAATGAGGTGGCGATTTTTGGTGCAACGAGTTTTTTACTAGAACCGGCATCAATGGTGCTACAAAACGGCCACGGATTTTGCTGCAACCGACCACGGCGGCCACGGGCGGCATTTTTGTCGGAGGTTGAAGACCAGAAGCGGGACCGTGGGGGTGCAGCAAGCTAGAAGCATCCACGGCAGGAGCTACAACCGGAAACGACGTATGCTGCAACCTAGGGCGACACCGGAGTTGAAGACCGAGACCCCGCCGGCGACAAAGAGCTAGAATCGGTCGTACGTTTTATTACAACTACAAGCGACGGTCGACCGTGGTCGCGGCTGGCCACGACGGTCAGTGTGGCTGCCTGGGAACGAGGGCGGTGAGCCGGGGAGCTTCGGCGTCGGTCATGTGGCTCGCATCCCATGTGCGCGCCAACATTTTATTCAGGTCGAAACGCAAAACATAAAAGATGTGATGGGGACGAAAGGGCGTGATCTCCCAATCGCGTGTGCACCGCGAGGTCAAAACCAACCGCGATGATCCAACGTCAGACAACACAGAAACGACCCGTTTGACCATCATTAGATGGGTCAAATAGAAGGAGATCGAGCGCGCCTCCTGGAGCCGAGTCTCCCAATCACCTTATAGGTTAGAATGAGCTGGGGGTCCTAGTATTGCATTACATGAGCTGGGGTAAAGCACGATAGGAGAGAAAAAGGCCTGCCACCGCTCTCCGCAGATGGTAACGTCAACTGACGGCGCCGAGAAGGTAAAGGTCGTGGGAGGCGTTGTGGTGACGATATTGGGTTACCGCCCGAGTCTCCCTAGCGAGCGTTGCGGGAGCCGCCTTGTTCTCTGTTGTTGTTCACCCTTGTGGTCACACTCGACGATGAGAATCAGGAACTTGGAATAAAACATGCTAGTGTAGCCTCTTTTCACAATCCAATATCGTTTTATATCAAATTTCACCATCACTTATTGGCCAATATGCATTATGCCTGTGACTTTTCTAAGGTGGCTGATGTTGAGCTCTCTTCAATAAATAAATTTCTTAATTTAAAAATTGATTGACCCATTAATGACTATATAATCCTATCAACAAATGACTATATAATCTGATACAAGAGTTAATGACTAATCTCTTCCTCCGGGTTTATTGCATCATAAATTTTTACTAAGAAAATACACGTTAGCTAGATGTAAGTTGCCTGAAAATTAAATTTGTGTCAGTCAAATTTTCTGACCTTTGATTGATGCTTCAAGATTCGTGCTTTTTTTCTGCTATGTGATATGTCTCGTTTTGGGCTGGAAATTTTTTATTGGCCCCTTTATTTTGGGTCTGTCAATTCCTTAACAGGCTGGCCCATTAAGCTGTGCAACCCAACATGCTCTATGTAGCCCATCTGATGACCAGGCCCTCCGTCTCTCCCTTtgttttttctattttctgtttttatgtgttttttgtttttctttattagtatattattatttttattttcagGTTATTTTTGGAATGTTAGGTGAGTTTAAATATATACGGACAAGTACAATATGTGCAAAAATTGCAATATTATATGATTATTATTTTGCATACCAAAGAGTGCAATTTCAATGCAAATTTGTGTGCAAGTTTACTAAAATATTTTATTTCTTCTTAGAGGGTAACACCAACGTCACTATTTCATTCTTCCTTATAAAACTTCATTTTTTTATCTAGTTTTAGTTTCTACTTCCTTTATTTTGATTTGTTTTTAGTTTTTTTCATTTACTTTCTTCTTAAAGTGCAATGTCAATGCCACAAATTCATTCTTCCATAgaaaaattaattaattattttgaTTCTACTTTTGCTTTAATTTAATTTATTTCATCTTTAAGGGTActaccaatgccactaattcattcatTTGTGGGAAACATTCTTTTGCGAAAATGCCACTATTATATGTTTGttcttgcatattataaaaaGTGCAATTTCTGTGAAATAGTATGCACATTTTGTCATTGTTTGTTTTACTTATATTATTTTTCTTAAAGTATCAATGCCACAAATTCATTCTTTCTTAGCAAGTttgttatttttattttctttcttctttaatAGTAATACCAATGCCACTGATTCATTCCTTCTTAGGAAAATTTGTTTTTGCGAAAATTCTATTATTATATGCTACTAGTACTTAAATGTGTAATAGAAATGCGTAATTTCTGTGTAAAGTATGTGCAATTTTTGTTAttatttctttttttttattttctttcttcttgaAGGGTAATACTTAAATGTTTTGATTTTTAGTTTTGATTTGAGGGATTTTCTCGAATATGTTTTTATTTTAGGGACTAAGTGAGTGCGATTAATTTATTTCTTAAACCTTGCATTTTTGCATATGTATGCATGCGATATGCATGTAGTCCTATAGTCCTATCAATTCATCCAGggctattttttttaaataatacattttttttattaatttgcacaaatattacgctgaaaaaatgattttcaaaaataatacaccgttgGCCCGTAGCAGGCGGACTGGTCCTAGtcagcccacagcaggccgactggGGGCCTATCAGCTTGCTACTGGCCGATTGGCCTGTCGGCCACCAGGTCAAGTCCAGTCGGCCAACTGGGGGCCGACAAGGTCCAGTcagcctgctgtgggccgacagGAACTAattggcctgctgtgggccgactggtgcATGCATACCATATTACAGATTTTTTTTGCCCCGTACGATATTacatattttttttcaaaactatgaCGTATTTTCGCGCAACCCTTTCCCCTCAATATTTTTCCGCCAACtctttcccgccacccgtttctcatccacccgtttcccgccatatgttcccgccacccgtttcccgccatatgttcccgccaactctttcccaccacccgtttcccgccataTGTTCCCGCCAACTGTTTCCCGCCATACTGCAGTCGTTCTTTtccgccattttctcctctctacctataaaacccccttcatacggaggtggataagcattcaagtgtagtgtagttgagatgtcccattatcctttcgatggtagttttcaccctgggatgaTCACTCCCCCACGTATCATGTGATGCCGACATAGACACATGATATCCGTAGGCTCCTGCACGATGGAACGTTTAGTCATGAAGAATGAGGTCGCCTCAATTAATATTgaaaacaataaatatgaagacacTTACCTGCTGGTTGTGACGGCTGCTCTGGCTCAAACACGAAGCTCGATGAGGGACCGtgctgctgtggctgtggagaaaacaAGAAGCTCGACGAGGGACCGTGCTACTGTGGAtgtggagaaaacacgaagctcgacATGGGACCATAGTGTTGTGGTTGCTGCCACGTTGAACTGCCAGGTTGGTCAAGACGGGGTGGCCTGGTTGTCGGCTGATGTGCTAGACGTGGACGTGGTTGATGTCGGTGCATGGAGTGacgcggctgctgctgctggtgctGAACAACGTCGGTTCTCCGGGTGCACGTGATAGACTCGTACACAGTCCGTATCTTGTTCTGAATTCGTTCCAAGAAGGGCTGTAGCACTGGACGGTGCTAAAGAAGAGGTCCAGACGACAGTGATCGTCCAAAGGTGGTCACGTCGTCGTAGAGTTCGTGTGTCAAGGTAGCCTGCAATGACGATTAATAATGTCTGTCTCTTGCACGTCAAATTATGTGACAACATTACTTAAAGAAAATATATCTTACCGCGTACTGCCTAGAGCCCGAAGTGTCACAGCTCGGGTACATATCCGACGGAGTAGGATCCGCTATCTCCTCTGGGTGGGAGTGCTCAACGATGCGTAACCGTGTTCCGGTCATGTAGCGCTGCAAATAGAGATTGAATTCATTGAGATCAAAATTGTGATTCTCGTGCCATAGATGTGTGTTTGCTGTCTCCCATTCTATAACATACGACTCTAGTCTAACTAGCCAGTCAGCAGTTGTCCTGGTCATGCCCTTTCTTGTTCCTAAAATTGTGGTGTGTGTTCAACAATTACCTAAAGCTTCGAATGGAGTACTATGAAAGATAATGCAACATTGAAAAACTGTTTAATACCTGTGGATGTGTGCTGGCACCGGGTTCTCTATAGGGGGAGGCAGCTGCAACTGCAGAAGACCAAATTGCCTCATAACCCTCTGTTGTGCCATCTCCTCGACGAAGACATCGAAGATGATCTTTGATTTTGTCATCCAGTAATCTCGGTCCCTTGTGCATAGCACAAGCATACCACCAGGGTATCTCGCTTGTATGGCTGCTTCCGTGTAGGGCTGCCAGATGACCCCGGTGTAAGCATTGAACTGCTCGTTCAATGTTGTGTATGCCTTCCTGGTCTGATCACTAGCAAAGCGTCTCTGCAGAAAACAAAAGTTAGTAGCCGCTAGCATCGAACTATCTCTTGTGCAGAAAAAAGTTGCATTAAACTATAACACGGTGCATACCTCGCGGCGTGTCCAACACAGACAGAAAgtaggcatgtcgatgccgtCAACATCAAACATGGCGTCTATAGGCTCACGAACACGTACATCTGGTCGCCCTATAGAGAACCTCTCCCACGACCAAAGTTGTAGGAATAGAGGACATCCAAGAAGGGCTGACTTTCTCGATGTAAGCTGGCAACCGTTGCACATACCTTGGTATGTAGCCGCTAAGaccgccgaaccccaactcctctGTCTGATCTGATCCGCCGTCTGAGCACTCGCTATCTCGAGTGCCATAGGGATGTAGAGCGTGCTAATAGTGGTGACATGGTTCTCTGTGAACATCACCTTGCCGAAAAGCCACATTAAGTAGGCCTCCAGGCTCCGAGTGATCTGTTCCGCAGTCAACGACGCCTGCAAGTTCTGGATCTGCACTAAGCAAAGAGAAAGTTTTAGTAAGCCGCGGTTATTTTCTGTAAAACCGTATGCACGATTGAAGATAAGAGGTAGGGGAAATTACTCGGAAATTGAGCAACCACTCGTacttaggtccgtgatgctcTCATACCGGATCCGGAGCATCCGGAAAAACACCATGAAAACGTTGTGTAAGAGCTCGCTCCTAACCAGCCGGTGCATCCAACGGTCCTATGGCATGACCTGCCAACGGTAGTCCGAGCAAAAGTGACACATCCTCCAGAGTAGGAGCCATCTCTCCCCATCGGAAGTGAAACGTGTGGGTCTCTGGCCTCCAACGGTCCACTAAGCAGCTCAGCAAGGACCCTTCGATGGCGAGACGTTTCTCACCCGGGATAGACTCAACCAGACGCGCGAAAggtaaaaggccggcccatttcaacCTTCATTAGAGAACATTTCAGTTAGTGTCTCCCATTAATATGCATGTCAGTGTGCAAATTAATAAAGCACATACTGCTGAAGCCATCCTGGGTGTACCATCCAGTTTTCCTTAGGAGTGCGAGTGACCAGAGGCTCAAGCTTGCGCTCATACCATATCGCAGCACGATGACCCCTATCAATGTCC contains:
- the LOC109772561 gene encoding benzyl alcohol O-benzoyltransferase-like: MSTLSFTVLRREPVLVGPASPTTSRARKRLSDVDDQDELRSHICGIFFYRGGGLARGDPVDIIRRALSEALVHYYPLAGRLREVGGRKLVVDCTGEGVTFVEADADVRLADLEVDVPGLMPPFPWIKELCFEVEGSSAVLNCPLVIIQVTRLLCGGFAVWHSFNHTMCDAAGFIQFLNAVAELARGLPAPTIAPAWSRESLDARRPPAPSFPHPEYDPVPRTPIPTEDDIVRRAFVFGPSDVAAIKKGLPPHLRDRATSFEVLAAVLWRARTAALRTLWSDEEARLVTVVSVRRHSSALSLPAGYYGFACAYVTVVMAAGTLLSCSLADVVEQVREAKASVTPEYMRSTADLLVLRGRPPLARANMFLLSDLRHVGFQRVDFGWGEPVYGGPSGIKFGSAFFVAVKTSDGTDAVAVPVALPTMAMEKFAAEIQSLLKDSIKQP